The following proteins come from a genomic window of Nocardiopsis sp. YSL2:
- a CDS encoding bile acid:sodium symporter family protein, with protein sequence MTVIKSIADVVGRWFALLVLAGGVVGLLAPAQTAAVAPHIPLLLGVIMFGMGLTMRPVDFAIVAKHPKAVILGVLAQYTVMPLLGFGIAHLFGLPPMLVVGMVLVGAAPGGTASNVIVYLARGDVALSVAMTSVSTLLAPVLTPLIVLGLAGSTLPVSAGDLFLSIVQMVLVPVVAGLLLRRFATRAVEAVLPALPLVSVTGIVVVVAAVVGANADAVLSTGLLLGLAVVLHNLLGLGIGYAAGAVGKVPESARRAVSIEVGMQNSGLAAALATAHFAPLAALPGALFSVWHNVSGAIVAGFWAHRVPQDAPPDRDTESAARS encoded by the coding sequence ATGACGGTCATCAAGAGCATCGCCGACGTCGTCGGCCGGTGGTTCGCCCTACTCGTCCTGGCCGGAGGCGTGGTCGGCCTTCTGGCGCCCGCGCAGACCGCGGCCGTCGCCCCCCACATCCCCCTCCTGCTCGGCGTCATCATGTTCGGCATGGGGCTGACGATGCGCCCCGTGGACTTCGCGATCGTCGCCAAGCACCCCAAGGCCGTGATCCTGGGGGTGCTCGCCCAGTACACGGTCATGCCGCTGCTGGGCTTCGGGATCGCCCACCTGTTCGGACTGCCCCCGATGCTCGTGGTGGGCATGGTGCTGGTCGGTGCCGCGCCCGGCGGAACGGCGTCCAACGTCATCGTCTACCTCGCCCGCGGCGACGTCGCGCTGTCGGTGGCCATGACGTCGGTCTCCACCCTGCTCGCGCCGGTCCTCACCCCGCTGATCGTCCTCGGCCTGGCCGGGTCCACGCTGCCGGTATCCGCAGGCGACCTGTTCCTGTCGATCGTGCAGATGGTGCTCGTCCCGGTCGTGGCGGGTCTGTTGCTGCGCCGCTTCGCCACCCGGGCGGTCGAGGCCGTCCTGCCCGCCCTGCCGCTGGTGTCGGTGACCGGCATCGTCGTGGTGGTCGCCGCGGTCGTGGGCGCCAACGCCGACGCGGTGCTGAGCACCGGGCTGCTGCTGGGCCTGGCCGTGGTCCTGCACAATCTGCTGGGCTTGGGGATCGGCTACGCGGCGGGGGCTGTCGGCAAGGTGCCCGAGTCCGCCCGGCGCGCCGTGAGCATCGAGGTCGGCATGCAGAACTCCGGCCTGGCGGCGGCGCTGGCCACCGCCCACTTCGCTCCACTGGCCGCCCTGCCCGGCGCCCTGTTCTCGGTGTGGCACAACGTGTCCGGCGCGATCGTGGCCGGCTTCTGGGCGCACCGGGTTCCCCAGGACGCGCCCCCGGACCGCGACACCGAGTCCGCCGCCCGGAGCTGA
- a CDS encoding alpha/beta hydrolase, with amino-acid sequence MSHDATPLTFHPPRTDVPVPASGAPAVIVMPGGRYMRHAQHEGKPVTEWLARLGFAAWVLEYPVGPQDVHPAQLDSARAAMRQARAQAPGLGVDPARIGVLGFSAGGHLAAHLAAGPDTADEERPAFAVLCYAATSWHSFWPGPADPAEPEDPTDEDPLIGPDSTPEKRRAVSIELIAVPQTPPTFLWHCADDDLVGVEHTLSLTRRLAALRVPVELHVFPTGGHGLGLAEGRTPAGAWTSLCEEWLRGVVADDPRSGPRR; translated from the coding sequence ATGAGCCACGATGCGACGCCGCTGACGTTCCACCCGCCCCGAACCGACGTGCCGGTCCCGGCCTCGGGCGCCCCGGCGGTGATCGTCATGCCGGGTGGACGCTACATGCGCCACGCCCAGCACGAGGGCAAGCCCGTCACGGAGTGGCTGGCGCGGCTCGGGTTCGCGGCCTGGGTGCTGGAGTACCCGGTGGGGCCGCAGGACGTGCACCCCGCGCAACTGGACTCCGCGCGGGCGGCGATGCGGCAGGCGCGTGCGCAGGCACCGGGGCTCGGTGTCGACCCGGCGCGCATCGGCGTCCTCGGTTTCTCCGCGGGCGGCCACCTCGCCGCGCACCTCGCCGCGGGCCCGGACACGGCCGACGAGGAGCGGCCCGCGTTCGCGGTGCTCTGCTACGCGGCCACGTCGTGGCACAGCTTCTGGCCCGGCCCCGCCGACCCGGCCGAACCGGAGGACCCCACGGACGAGGACCCGCTCATCGGCCCGGACTCCACCCCCGAGAAGCGCCGAGCGGTCTCCATCGAGCTGATCGCCGTTCCTCAGACCCCGCCGACCTTCCTCTGGCACTGCGCGGACGACGACCTCGTCGGGGTCGAGCACACCCTCTCCCTCACGCGGCGCCTGGCCGCCCTGCGGGTACCGGTCGAGTTGCACGTCTTCCCCACCGGCGGCCACGGCCTCGGGCTGGCCGAGGGCCGCACCCCCGCCGGGGCGTGGACGTCCCTGTGCGAGGAATGGCTCCGCGGGGTGGTGGCCGACGATCCCCGGTCCGGCCCCCGGCGGTGA
- a CDS encoding MBL fold metallo-hydrolase → MSTLDYKVLDLDFPAGSKNKTATLITGEEQAFLIDAGFTRADGHRLAAEVLDSGKELTKVFVSHADPDFYWGAEVLADAFPAAEIVATPLVIEHIKESYEGKLKAWEAVGANRPTRLVEMAELNGDITFEGHVFQLRGGRPGLADRHYLWQADQRAIVGGVLLFQDEHVWVADTAEPGDRAVWIEVLDEMSALEPAFAVPGHRLPTGTLDASPIAYTRDYLTAFEAELDKADSGEDLTNAMVALYPDSGMLIAAQLGAKVAKGEMSWG, encoded by the coding sequence GTGAGCACGCTCGACTACAAGGTCCTCGACCTGGACTTCCCCGCCGGTTCCAAGAACAAGACGGCCACGCTGATCACCGGTGAGGAGCAGGCCTTCCTCATCGACGCCGGATTCACCCGGGCGGACGGCCACCGCCTGGCCGCCGAGGTCCTCGACTCCGGCAAAGAGCTGACCAAGGTCTTCGTCAGCCACGCCGACCCCGACTTCTACTGGGGCGCCGAGGTGCTCGCCGACGCCTTCCCCGCGGCCGAGATCGTCGCCACCCCCCTGGTCATCGAGCACATCAAGGAGTCCTACGAGGGCAAGCTCAAGGCGTGGGAGGCCGTGGGCGCCAACCGCCCGACCCGCCTGGTCGAGATGGCCGAGCTGAACGGTGACATCACCTTCGAGGGCCACGTGTTCCAGCTCCGGGGCGGCCGCCCGGGCCTGGCCGACCGCCACTACCTGTGGCAGGCCGACCAGCGGGCGATCGTCGGCGGCGTACTGCTCTTCCAGGACGAGCACGTCTGGGTGGCCGACACCGCCGAGCCCGGGGACCGTGCCGTGTGGATCGAGGTGCTCGACGAGATGTCGGCCCTGGAACCCGCCTTCGCCGTCCCCGGCCACCGGCTGCCCACCGGCACCCTCGACGCGAGCCCGATCGCCTACACCCGCGACTACCTCACCGCGTTCGAGGCCGAACTCGACAAGGCCGACAGCGGCGAGGACCTGACCAACGCCATGGTCGCCCTCTACCCGGACTCGGGCATGCTCATCGCGGCCCAGCTCGGGGCGAAGGTCGCCAAGGGCGAGATGTCCTGGGGCTGA
- a CDS encoding MarR family winged helix-turn-helix transcriptional regulator yields MTGDARITTAEQAANDPLVLAFGRLQGAANRLEYILGRELEKEFGISHVVFEVLLILSRAQGAGLSMGAIAQERVLTTGGVTRLVDRMVAAGLVSREENPEDRRGRLVRLTPLGEETAVRAARLHARNVQRYLLDPLPEEHRERFARDLRTVSVTASEALPRLH; encoded by the coding sequence GTGACGGGAGACGCGCGGATCACGACCGCCGAGCAGGCGGCGAACGACCCGCTGGTACTGGCGTTCGGCCGGTTGCAGGGGGCCGCGAACCGGCTGGAGTACATCCTGGGCCGGGAGCTGGAGAAGGAGTTCGGGATCAGTCACGTGGTGTTCGAGGTGCTGCTGATCCTGAGCCGGGCCCAGGGGGCGGGCCTGTCGATGGGTGCCATCGCACAGGAACGGGTCCTGACCACGGGCGGGGTGACCCGGCTGGTGGACCGGATGGTGGCGGCGGGCCTGGTGTCCCGCGAGGAGAATCCGGAGGACCGCCGGGGGCGGCTGGTCAGACTGACTCCGCTCGGGGAGGAGACCGCGGTGCGGGCCGCCCGCCTGCACGCGCGGAACGTGCAGCGGTACCTGCTCGACCCGCTGCCCGAGGAGCACCGGGAACGGTTCGCGCGGGACCTGCGGACAGTGAGTGTGACGGCGAGCGAGGCACTGCCCCGCCTGCACTGA
- a CDS encoding nuclear transport factor 2 family protein, which yields MTEPTGFCTSTAPADVVRRQYIASANGDLEALRATLADDVEWTEMAGFPLAGTYRTPGGVTSGVMERLGRDWDGWTAHDDTYVVDGENVVVLARYTATNKATAKDIDVRVAHHFIVRGGRIVRFEQFVDTAKVREAMSD from the coding sequence ATGACCGAGCCCACCGGCTTCTGCACCTCCACCGCCCCCGCCGACGTGGTGCGGCGCCAGTACATCGCCTCCGCCAACGGCGACCTCGAAGCCCTGCGGGCCACCCTGGCCGACGACGTGGAGTGGACGGAGATGGCGGGCTTCCCCCTGGCCGGCACCTACCGGACCCCCGGCGGCGTCACCTCCGGGGTGATGGAGCGGCTGGGCAGAGACTGGGACGGCTGGACCGCCCACGACGACACCTACGTCGTCGACGGCGAGAACGTCGTGGTCCTGGCCCGTTACACGGCCACCAACAAGGCCACCGCCAAGGACATCGACGTCCGCGTCGCCCACCACTTCATCGTCCGCGGCGGCCGCATCGTGCGCTTCGAGCAGTTCGTGGACACCGCCAAAGTCCGCGAGGCGATGTCGGACTGA